The following coding sequences lie in one Treponema socranskii subsp. buccale genomic window:
- a CDS encoding diacylglycerol/polyprenol kinase family protein, producing the protein MSADENRAGILQAQYKNSIKKELVRKSIHICSALIPSFLTFAYWPVIACLTVVLVFYIASETLRKYGVSVPVVSHITEVASRKRDENKFVLGPVTLVLGIIVTALLWKPEAARIGIYALAFGDGLASLGGKLFGRTVIPFTHGKTVAGSLTCFFAVLCSSFAVCKNGFVSLALALSAMAIELIPLGDFDNLVIPVAIGGLSTLLMR; encoded by the coding sequence ATGAGCGCGGACGAAAACAGAGCCGGCATACTGCAGGCGCAATATAAAAACAGCATAAAAAAAGAGCTCGTCCGAAAATCGATCCACATCTGCAGCGCGCTTATCCCCTCTTTTCTCACCTTTGCGTATTGGCCGGTTATCGCCTGCCTTACAGTTGTTCTTGTGTTCTATATCGCATCCGAAACGCTCAGAAAGTACGGCGTCTCCGTTCCCGTCGTATCGCACATAACCGAAGTCGCTTCTCGAAAGCGCGATGAAAATAAATTCGTGCTCGGCCCCGTGACGCTTGTGCTCGGTATCATCGTCACAGCGCTTTTGTGGAAACCGGAAGCCGCACGCATCGGTATCTACGCGCTTGCGTTCGGCGACGGACTTGCGAGCCTCGGCGGAAAACTCTTCGGGCGAACGGTCATTCCGTTTACGCACGGAAAAACGGTCGCGGGAAGCCTCACGTGCTTTTTTGCGGTGCTCTGCTCATCCTTTGCCGTGTGCAAAAACGGATTCGTATCGCTTGCTTTGGCGCTTTCCGCGATGGCGATAGAACTCATCCCTCTCGGCGATTTCGATAACCTCGTTATCCCCGTTGCGATCGGCGGACTATCAACATTATTAATGCGCTGA
- the nifJ gene encoding pyruvate:ferredoxin (flavodoxin) oxidoreductase codes for MATEEQKVTLDANTAVGRVAHALSEVISIYPITPSSPMGEVADDLSAKNEKNIWGTVPTVVEMQSEAGAAGAVHGALTAGALSSTFTASQGLLLMIPNMYKIAGELTSTVFHIAARAVATSALSIFGDHSDVMACRQTGWAMLASNSVQEAQDMAVIAHSATLRSRVPFLHFFDGFRTSHEIQKYDEVSFEQMRGMVDDDLVRAHRSRGLNPERPEIRGTSQNPDVYFQSREAVNNYYKAVPAIVQNEMAKFAKLTGRKYKLYDYVGAKDAKSVMIIMGSGADTAHETVEYLCKQKGKKVGVVKVHLYRPFAADKFLAAIPETAKKIVVLDRTKEPGALGEPLYEDVCTAFEEAGRKALIVGGRYGIGSKEFTPAMVISCFENLDAKDKVKNHFTIGINDDVSKTSLKYDPDFFIAEQGMTEAMFYGLGSDGTVGANKIAIKIIGDARPDLNAQAYFSYDSKKSGGITVSHLRFGKRTIRRPYLITAADFLACHKFAYMDVYDMLQYLKEGGIFLLNSRFDKEHVWEEIPVEQQKRILAKKAQFYVIDAFKIAEKAGMGNRINIVMLAAFFKISGVLKEDVAVEYMKKFIAKTYGKKGQDVVNKNISTIEMALEAVEKVDLKGKKVGGNFHMESAMKNTNDSFIKNVLGAMAAQEGDKLPVSKLPADGTFPTATTQYEKRGIAERVACWDEATCIQCGNCALVCPHACIRMKTMTDEEAAKAPAGFKSVEMKPAKPGQKFVLAISADDCTGCGLCVYTCPTQPKKSLHMELFTPEYKEAESKKWDYFLTLPEVDASTLNLATAKGLSMKRPLFEFSGACAGCGETAYIKTVSQLFGDRAMIANATGCSSIYGGNLPTTPYAQNANGQGPVWSNSLFEDAAEFGFGMRLTAEKLAEYAREVAAEAKAKGIAAKEIDALLSNTQTDDAAIEAQRKNVAALKAILKDKKDALSKELLSLADHFIKKSNWIIGGDGWGYDIGFGGVDHVLAQGRNINILCLDTEVYSNTGGQMSKATPFGAVAKFAAAGKDIAKKDLGMIAMSYGYIYVAKVAMGANAAQTIKAIREAESYDGPSLIIAYSHCINHTINMSDGLKLQKQAVECGLWPLYRYDPRRKEQGLNPFQLDSREPNYQLADYMYAEGRFKALKAANPERANMLLEKATAAAKRTWQEYDYLAKRPF; via the coding sequence ATGGCAACAGAAGAACAGAAAGTAACGCTCGACGCCAACACTGCGGTCGGACGCGTTGCGCATGCGCTGAGCGAAGTAATTTCGATTTATCCGATTACTCCGTCCAGCCCGATGGGTGAGGTTGCCGACGATCTGTCGGCAAAGAACGAAAAAAATATTTGGGGCACGGTGCCGACGGTTGTCGAAATGCAATCGGAAGCGGGAGCTGCGGGCGCCGTACACGGTGCGCTGACGGCGGGAGCGCTGAGCTCGACGTTTACGGCTTCTCAGGGCTTGCTCCTGATGATTCCGAATATGTACAAAATCGCAGGCGAATTGACGAGCACGGTATTTCATATTGCGGCACGTGCCGTCGCAACGAGCGCCCTGTCGATTTTCGGCGATCATTCGGACGTCATGGCTTGCCGTCAAACCGGCTGGGCTATGCTCGCATCGAACTCCGTGCAGGAAGCGCAGGATATGGCGGTCATTGCGCATTCGGCGACGCTCCGTTCGCGTGTTCCGTTCCTGCACTTTTTCGACGGATTCCGCACATCGCATGAAATCCAAAAATACGATGAAGTGTCGTTCGAGCAGATGCGCGGCATGGTCGATGACGACCTCGTGCGCGCTCACCGTTCCCGCGGTTTGAATCCCGAGCGTCCTGAAATCCGCGGTACTTCGCAAAATCCCGACGTGTACTTCCAGAGCCGCGAAGCGGTCAACAATTATTATAAAGCGGTCCCGGCGATCGTACAGAACGAAATGGCGAAGTTCGCAAAGCTTACCGGCCGCAAATACAAACTCTACGATTACGTCGGCGCAAAAGACGCAAAATCGGTTATGATCATCATGGGATCGGGCGCGGACACGGCTCACGAAACGGTCGAATATCTGTGCAAACAGAAAGGCAAAAAAGTCGGCGTCGTGAAGGTGCATCTGTACCGTCCCTTCGCTGCGGATAAATTCCTCGCGGCGATTCCGGAAACGGCGAAAAAGATCGTCGTACTCGACCGCACGAAAGAACCCGGTGCTTTGGGAGAGCCGCTCTACGAAGACGTGTGCACGGCTTTCGAAGAAGCCGGACGCAAAGCTCTGATTGTCGGCGGCCGCTACGGTATCGGCTCGAAAGAGTTTACGCCTGCGATGGTCATTTCGTGCTTCGAAAATCTCGACGCGAAAGATAAAGTGAAAAATCACTTTACGATCGGCATCAACGACGACGTATCGAAGACGTCGCTGAAATACGATCCCGACTTTTTCATCGCCGAACAGGGCATGACCGAAGCGATGTTCTACGGACTCGGTTCCGACGGTACGGTCGGCGCGAACAAAATCGCAATCAAAATCATCGGCGACGCGCGCCCCGACCTCAACGCTCAAGCGTATTTTTCGTACGATTCGAAAAAATCCGGCGGCATCACGGTGTCGCACCTGCGCTTCGGCAAGCGGACGATCCGCCGCCCGTATCTGATTACGGCCGCCGACTTCCTCGCCTGTCACAAATTCGCATACATGGACGTGTACGACATGCTCCAGTATCTGAAAGAGGGCGGAATCTTTTTGCTCAACAGCCGTTTCGATAAGGAGCATGTTTGGGAGGAAATCCCCGTCGAACAGCAAAAGCGCATCCTCGCAAAAAAAGCGCAGTTCTACGTCATCGACGCGTTTAAAATTGCGGAAAAAGCCGGCATGGGCAACCGCATCAATATCGTCATGCTCGCTGCGTTCTTTAAGATTTCGGGCGTTTTGAAAGAAGACGTCGCCGTCGAATACATGAAGAAATTCATCGCGAAAACCTACGGCAAAAAAGGCCAGGACGTCGTCAACAAAAACATTTCGACGATCGAAATGGCGCTTGAAGCCGTCGAAAAAGTCGATCTCAAAGGCAAAAAGGTCGGCGGCAATTTCCACATGGAATCGGCGATGAAAAATACGAACGATTCCTTTATCAAAAACGTGCTCGGCGCTATGGCCGCTCAGGAAGGCGACAAACTGCCGGTCAGCAAATTGCCCGCCGACGGTACTTTCCCCACGGCGACGACGCAGTACGAAAAACGCGGTATCGCCGAACGGGTAGCGTGCTGGGATGAAGCGACCTGTATTCAGTGCGGCAACTGCGCTCTCGTGTGTCCGCACGCCTGTATCCGCATGAAAACGATGACCGACGAGGAAGCGGCAAAAGCTCCGGCGGGATTCAAGAGCGTCGAGATGAAGCCTGCAAAGCCCGGACAGAAATTCGTGCTCGCTATTTCCGCCGACGACTGTACCGGATGCGGACTGTGCGTATATACGTGCCCGACGCAGCCGAAAAAATCGCTGCACATGGAACTCTTTACGCCCGAATACAAAGAAGCCGAAAGCAAAAAGTGGGATTACTTCCTCACTCTGCCCGAAGTGGATGCTTCGACGCTCAACCTCGCGACGGCAAAGGGGCTTTCGATGAAGCGGCCGCTCTTCGAATTCAGCGGCGCGTGCGCGGGCTGCGGTGAAACGGCGTATATCAAAACGGTGAGCCAGCTTTTCGGCGACCGCGCGATGATCGCAAACGCGACAGGCTGTTCTTCGATTTACGGAGGCAATTTGCCGACGACACCGTACGCGCAGAACGCGAACGGACAGGGCCCGGTATGGAGCAATTCGCTCTTTGAAGATGCGGCGGAATTCGGTTTCGGTATGCGCCTTACGGCGGAAAAACTTGCCGAATACGCGCGCGAAGTTGCAGCCGAAGCGAAGGCAAAGGGCATCGCCGCCAAAGAGATCGATGCACTTCTTTCGAATACGCAGACCGACGATGCGGCGATCGAAGCGCAGCGCAAAAACGTCGCGGCGCTGAAAGCGATTTTGAAAGACAAAAAAGACGCTCTTTCGAAAGAGCTTTTGTCGCTTGCCGATCACTTTATTAAAAAGAGCAACTGGATTATCGGCGGTGACGGCTGGGGCTACGATATCGGTTTCGGCGGCGTCGATCACGTACTCGCTCAGGGACGCAATATCAATATCCTCTGTCTCGACACGGAAGTATATTCGAATACCGGCGGTCAGATGTCGAAAGCGACACCCTTCGGCGCGGTTGCAAAATTCGCGGCGGCGGGAAAAGACATCGCGAAAAAGGATTTGGGTATGATCGCGATGAGCTACGGCTACATTTACGTCGCAAAGGTTGCGATGGGTGCAAATGCCGCTCAGACTATCAAAGCGATCCGCGAAGCCGAAAGCTACGACGGTCCGTCTCTCATCATCGCCTATTCGCACTGTATCAACCACACGATCAACATGAGCGACGGCTTGAAGCTGCAAAAGCAGGCGGTCGAATGCGGACTGTGGCCGCTGTACCGCTACGATCCGCGCCGCAAAGAGCAGGGACTCAATCCCTTCCAGCTCGATTCGCGCGAACCGAACTACCAGCTTGCCGACTATATGTACGCCGAAGGCCGCTTCAAAGCGCTGAAAGCCGCGAACCCCGAGCGTGCGAATATGCTGCTCGAAAAAGCGACTGCAGCCGCAAAGCGGACGTGGCAGGAGTACGACTATCTTGCGAAGCGCCCGTTCTGA
- a CDS encoding alanine--tRNA ligase — MTVNELRSKYIAFFKSKGHAEISGQSLIPDNDPTVLFTTAGMQPLVPYLSGQNHPEGTRLTDYQKCVRTGDIDSVGDASHLTFFEMLGNWSLGDYFKKESIAFSWEFLTGKEWLAIPPEKISVTVFAGEDAVPRDDEAAAIWESCGIPRERIFYLPRSDNWWGPAGLTGPCGPDTEIFYDTGKEACSSHCRPGCPCGKYVEIWNNVFMQYNKTADGTFEPLSRKCVDTGMGAERTVAMLGGMKSVYEIDVFVPIIRCIESLSGKKYGENEDVDISIRIISDHVRTATFILGDQKAVTPSNVGAGYILRRVIRRAVRHGRKIGIEGAFLAKPADVVIGEYVKAYPEFEGKKDFIFEQLGAEEDKFLATLKKGEAEFEKLLPNLLKNPHKTIPGRVAFRLYDTFGFPIELTEELGREHGMTVDIDSFKEEEKKHQEESRTLSAGAFKSGLGDHSEISTKYHTATHLLHEALKRVLGPEVAQKGSNITPERLRFDFSFSRALTKEEVQKVEDLVNEQIARDLPVTVEEMSLDDAKNTGARALFGDKYGERVTVYSIGDFSKEVCAGPHVKHTAQIGQFKITKEQSSSAGVRRIRAVISGGLPLGA; from the coding sequence ATGACTGTAAATGAACTTCGATCCAAATATATCGCGTTTTTTAAAAGTAAAGGGCATGCGGAAATAAGCGGTCAGTCGCTCATTCCCGACAACGATCCGACCGTTTTGTTTACGACCGCCGGCATGCAGCCGCTCGTTCCCTATCTTTCGGGGCAAAATCACCCTGAAGGAACGCGGCTCACCGATTATCAAAAATGCGTGCGCACCGGTGACATCGATTCGGTCGGAGATGCGTCGCACTTGACGTTTTTTGAAATGCTCGGCAACTGGTCGCTCGGCGATTATTTTAAAAAAGAATCGATCGCTTTCAGCTGGGAATTTTTGACGGGTAAAGAATGGCTTGCGATTCCGCCGGAAAAAATTTCCGTGACGGTGTTTGCGGGCGAAGATGCGGTGCCGCGCGACGACGAAGCGGCCGCCATTTGGGAAAGCTGCGGCATTCCGCGCGAGCGGATCTTTTATCTGCCGAGGAGCGACAACTGGTGGGGACCCGCGGGTTTGACCGGTCCCTGCGGTCCCGACACGGAAATCTTTTACGATACGGGGAAAGAAGCCTGTTCTTCTCACTGCCGGCCGGGCTGCCCGTGCGGTAAATACGTCGAAATCTGGAACAACGTATTTATGCAGTACAATAAAACCGCAGACGGTACCTTCGAACCCCTTTCGCGAAAATGTGTCGACACCGGCATGGGAGCCGAGCGCACGGTCGCGATGCTCGGCGGTATGAAGTCCGTTTACGAAATCGATGTCTTTGTTCCGATTATCCGCTGTATCGAATCGCTTTCGGGAAAAAAGTACGGCGAAAACGAAGACGTCGACATATCGATCCGCATCATTTCCGATCACGTGCGTACGGCGACTTTTATTTTGGGCGATCAAAAAGCGGTGACGCCGAGCAATGTCGGCGCGGGCTATATTCTGCGCAGGGTCATCCGCCGAGCGGTGCGCCACGGACGGAAGATCGGCATCGAAGGCGCCTTCCTCGCAAAGCCTGCGGACGTCGTCATCGGCGAATACGTTAAAGCGTATCCCGAATTCGAAGGCAAAAAAGATTTTATTTTCGAACAGCTCGGCGCGGAAGAAGATAAATTCCTCGCAACGCTGAAAAAAGGCGAAGCGGAGTTTGAAAAGCTTTTGCCGAATTTATTAAAAAATCCGCATAAAACGATTCCGGGCCGCGTCGCTTTCAGACTCTACGATACGTTCGGCTTTCCGATCGAACTGACCGAAGAGCTCGGCCGCGAACACGGTATGACGGTCGATATCGATTCGTTCAAAGAAGAGGAAAAAAAGCATCAGGAAGAATCGCGTACGCTGAGCGCCGGCGCTTTTAAAAGCGGTCTCGGCGATCATTCGGAGATTTCGACGAAATATCATACGGCGACGCACTTGCTGCACGAAGCGCTCAAGCGGGTGCTCGGGCCGGAAGTCGCGCAAAAGGGTTCGAATATTACGCCCGAACGCCTCCGCTTCGATTTTTCTTTTTCACGTGCATTGACGAAAGAAGAAGTGCAAAAAGTCGAAGACTTGGTGAACGAACAGATCGCGCGCGACCTTCCCGTTACGGTTGAAGAGATGAGCCTCGACGACGCCAAAAATACCGGAGCGCGCGCGCTTTTCGGCGACAAATACGGCGAACGCGTTACGGTGTATTCCATCGGAGACTTCAGCAAAGAAGTGTGCGCTGGTCCGCACGTCAAGCATACGGCGCAGATCGGGCAGTTTAAGATAACGAAAGAGCAGTCGTCTTCCGCAGGCGTGCGCCGCATCCGTGCGGTCATCTCGGGCGGGCTGCCGCTCGGAGCGTAG
- a CDS encoding WD40/YVTN/BNR-like repeat-containing protein, protein MKKKQLWTMISGGLTGLFVLGNITSCGNIYHGNADWTQKSSGTTQLLIGIACNGNTWGIVGKGGTILMSTDNGNTFTQKSSGTPQHLLNIACNGNTWGIVGDGGTVLMSTDNGNTFTQKASGTTQALYGIACNGNTWGIVGIGGTILMSTDNGNTFTKKASGTTETLADIACNGNTWGIIRNDDIILMSTDNGNTFTQKSSGTARRLLDIACNGNTWGIVGVGDTVLMSTDNGKTFIKKESGTTEALTDIACNGNTWGIVGEGGTVLMSTDNGNRFAQKASGTTQYLLDIACNGNTWGIVGNKGTILMSTDTALW, encoded by the coding sequence ATGAAAAAGAAGCAATTATGGACTATGATTTCCGGCGGACTCACGGGTCTGTTCGTACTGGGCAATATCACCTCCTGCGGCAATATCTATCACGGCAACGCGGACTGGACGCAGAAATCAAGCGGAACGACACAACTTTTAATAGGCATCGCTTGCAACGGCAATACATGGGGTATAGTCGGGAAGGGAGGTACTATCCTCATGAGTACCGACAACGGCAATACGTTTACGCAAAAATCAAGCGGGACGCCACAACATTTACTCAACATCGCCTGCAACGGCAATACATGGGGTATAGTCGGGGATGGAGGTACTGTCCTCATGAGCACTGACAACGGCAATACGTTTACGCAAAAAGCAAGCGGAACGACACAGGCGTTATACGGCATTGCGTGTAACGGCAACACATGGGGTATAGTTGGAATTGGGGGTACTATCCTCATGAGTACCGACAACGGCAATACGTTTACGAAAAAAGCAAGCGGAACGACAGAGACGTTAGCCGACATCGCCTGCAACGGCAATACGTGGGGTATTATTAGGAATGACGATATAATCCTTATGAGCACCGACAACGGCAATACGTTTACGCAAAAATCAAGCGGGACGGCAAGACGTTTACTCGACATCGCCTGCAACGGCAATACGTGGGGTATAGTCGGGGTTGGGGACACTGTCCTCATGAGTACCGATAACGGCAAGACGTTTATAAAAAAAGAAAGCGGAACGACAGAGGCATTAACCGACATCGCCTGCAACGGCAACACATGGGGTATAGTCGGGGAGGGAGGTACTGTCCTCATGAGCACCGATAACGGCAATAGGTTTGCGCAAAAAGCAAGCGGAACGACACAATATTTACTCGACATCGCCTGTAACGGCAACACATGGGGTATAGTTGGAAATAAAGGTACTATCCTCATGAGCACCGACACCGCGCTGTGGTAA
- a CDS encoding DUF2259 domain-containing protein, producing the protein MKKIIAGGLIFALCLYCALAGDAAVFVDAGFSSDGSIYLFGQYGKTDKSFRGWAEIYTVDVAKNDFVKGGTYKIQPSSVTAGKSGREVYDSLAAKSYFDTKKYNCTPASPDQILYICGDENKDGSDEIVFKDFAGKLGSKSTYRIRLIPTVRGTGENAKSSFYILMEKLDENGSVVSRQKIGSPDVVRKGVTSYKIEKILCNKSGDGIAFIVAKTMEDKTGVLIRYMAETAKLFG; encoded by the coding sequence ATGAAAAAAATTATTGCAGGCGGATTGATTTTTGCGCTCTGCCTATATTGTGCGCTTGCCGGCGACGCCGCGGTTTTTGTCGATGCGGGATTTTCATCCGACGGGTCGATATATCTCTTCGGTCAATACGGCAAAACCGATAAATCGTTTCGGGGCTGGGCGGAAATCTATACGGTCGATGTCGCAAAAAACGATTTTGTTAAAGGCGGCACATATAAAATACAGCCGTCTTCCGTTACGGCGGGAAAATCGGGACGCGAAGTATACGATTCTCTCGCTGCAAAAAGCTATTTCGATACGAAAAAATATAATTGTACGCCCGCATCTCCCGATCAAATCCTCTATATCTGCGGCGATGAAAACAAAGACGGAAGCGATGAAATCGTCTTTAAAGATTTTGCCGGAAAACTCGGAAGCAAATCGACATACCGCATTCGACTCATCCCGACGGTGCGCGGTACGGGCGAAAACGCAAAGTCGTCGTTTTACATTTTAATGGAAAAGCTCGATGAAAACGGCAGCGTCGTAAGCCGGCAAAAAATCGGCTCTCCCGATGTCGTCAGAAAAGGTGTGACGTCGTACAAGATAGAAAAAATACTGTGCAATAAAAGCGGCGACGGCATCGCCTTTATCGTCGCGAAAACAATGGAAGATAAAACGGGTGTACTCATCCGCTACATGGCGGAAACTGCAAAACTCTTCGGTTGA
- a CDS encoding IMP dehydrogenase has protein sequence MAYFFDEPSHTFDEYLLIPGYTSETCIPANVSLRTPVVKYNKKAGDACPLMMNIPMVSAVMQSVSNDTLAIALAQEGGISFIYGSQTPEDQAAMIARVKSYKAGFVPSDSNIRPDQTLEELTAIIAKTGHSTVAVTEDGSPNGKLAGIITERDFRINRCEKGAKVCDYMTPLEKLIKAEAGISLDDANDLIWEHKINQLPIVDKNGNLQALVFRKDIENREEHPLEIHDTQKRYTVGAGINTRDYMERVPLLLDAGADVLCLDSSEGFTEWQRRALKDIHEKWGDDVKVGAGNVVDRDGFNFLAESGADFIKIGIGGGSICITREQKGIGRGQATATIEVAKARNEWYEKTGIYIPICSDGGIVHDYHITLALAMGADFVMLGRYFARFDESPTHKLIINGNYVKEYWGEGSNRARNWQRYDLGGAKKMAFEEGVDSYVPYAGSLHDNVQTTTSKVIHTMCNCGALTIPELQQKAKITLVSQASIREGSAHDVIVKNTSIRAD, from the coding sequence ATGGCATATTTTTTTGACGAACCCTCGCACACATTCGACGAATACCTTTTGATTCCCGGCTACACGTCCGAAACCTGCATTCCCGCAAACGTGTCGCTGCGTACGCCCGTCGTCAAATACAACAAAAAAGCCGGAGATGCCTGTCCGCTCATGATGAACATACCGATGGTATCAGCCGTCATGCAGTCCGTTTCAAACGACACGCTTGCGATCGCGCTCGCACAGGAAGGCGGTATCAGTTTTATCTACGGTTCGCAGACACCGGAGGATCAGGCGGCGATGATAGCCCGCGTCAAATCATACAAAGCGGGATTCGTGCCGTCGGACTCGAACATCCGTCCGGATCAAACGCTCGAAGAGCTCACCGCAATCATCGCAAAAACGGGACACTCGACGGTCGCCGTCACCGAAGACGGAAGCCCGAACGGAAAGCTCGCCGGCATCATCACCGAGAGAGATTTCCGTATCAACCGCTGCGAAAAAGGCGCAAAAGTGTGCGACTATATGACGCCCCTTGAAAAATTAATAAAAGCGGAAGCAGGCATTTCGCTCGACGATGCGAACGATTTGATTTGGGAACACAAAATCAATCAGCTTCCGATCGTCGATAAAAACGGCAATCTGCAGGCGCTCGTGTTCCGAAAAGATATCGAAAACCGCGAAGAGCACCCGCTCGAAATTCACGACACGCAAAAACGCTATACGGTCGGAGCCGGCATCAATACGCGGGATTATATGGAACGCGTACCTCTTCTTTTGGATGCGGGCGCCGACGTGCTCTGTCTCGACTCGTCGGAAGGATTTACCGAATGGCAGCGCCGCGCGCTCAAAGACATCCACGAAAAATGGGGAGACGACGTCAAAGTCGGTGCCGGCAACGTCGTCGACAGAGACGGTTTCAACTTTCTCGCCGAATCCGGCGCCGATTTTATTAAAATCGGAATCGGCGGAGGTTCCATCTGCATCACTCGGGAACAAAAAGGAATCGGGCGAGGTCAGGCAACCGCAACGATCGAAGTGGCGAAAGCGCGCAACGAGTGGTATGAAAAAACCGGCATCTATATTCCGATATGCTCGGACGGCGGCATCGTGCACGATTATCATATAACGCTTGCGCTCGCGATGGGCGCGGACTTCGTCATGCTCGGCCGATATTTCGCAAGATTCGACGAAAGTCCGACGCACAAACTCATCATCAACGGCAATTACGTAAAAGAATATTGGGGTGAAGGATCGAACAGAGCGCGCAACTGGCAGCGCTACGATTTGGGCGGGGCGAAAAAGATGGCCTTCGAAGAAGGCGTCGACAGTTACGTTCCGTACGCCGGAAGCCTCCACGACAACGTGCAGACGACGACGAGCAAAGTGATCCACACGATGTGCAACTGCGGCGCGCTCACGATTCCCGAACTGCAGCAAAAAGCGAAGATCACCCTCGTAAGTCAAGCGTCGATCCGCGAAGGTTCCGCGCACGACGTTATCGTCAAAAACACGAGCATCCGCGCTGATTAA